A window of the Deltaproteobacteria bacterium genome harbors these coding sequences:
- the gltB gene encoding glutamate synthase large subunit has translation MMEERHPLEEKSSCGTGFVANILGYKSHEIVKKGLEAVANLTHRGALSADGKTGDGAGILTQIPRKIFRPEIQGWGHSVPESGDLAVAMVFFPQADMARERCRQFFEETAAKYGLQVLGWRKVPVNPEALGEKALKTQPIIEQFVVSRKGRTPKKEFERTLFMVRKEIEALVLEHSFFDLHVASFSSRTLVYKGFMLASQLPEFYLDLKNPDYESTLAIYHQRFSTNTMPSWALAQPFRFVAHNGEINTIAGNRNWMRAREPDLLELPWARYNPLLKPIIMPEGSDSFSFDNALEVSLAAGRDVLETMAMLIPEAWEKDPNVAPDLRAFYEFHSCFAEPWDGPAAIAFSDGKIVGAALDRNGLRPARYIVTDDDLIIMSSEVGVVDIDPSHIVRKGRLGPGMMIAVDTEAGKLLENDAIKSSLATKRPYRKWLDDHLKFLKPVAAPVPYQAETLKLRQRAFGLTEEEIQLVIRAMAAEAKDPVFSMGDDTPLSVLSRKPRRLYNYFKQLFAQVTNPPIDPIREEMIMSLEVHLGACKNYFQETPEHASRLTLSSPTLLPEEFESLKNDPEFKSIILPATFQVSEGADGIEDALVILSEAARKAVAEGYSIIILSDEEIDKDRAPIPMLAAVAAVHHHLIREGLRMKCSIVAAVGDAFDIHHFACLLGYGASAFYPYLVYETLTEQVNRGYLPSTDSPTACLRFKKAIDHGILKIMSKMGISTLSSYKAAQIFEAIGLRRSAINRYFALTPSKIGGIGLYEVIHEVLEWHRKAYAEGEDKLPLGGYYRFRRGEEYHAFNPDVVKALHAYAKSGDYEDYKKYQNLVNQRTPTCLRDLLDFKKGAPIPIEEVQPMEEVRKKFTTASISFGALSVEAHETLAIAMNRIGGRSGSGEGGEDPARYHPLPSGDSKNSAIKQVASGRFGVTTEYLIRATELEIKMAQGSKPGEGGQLPGHKVTPEIARVRHAQPGVTLISPPPHHDIYSIEDLKQLIYDLKQVNPEARIAVKLVSEFGVGTIASGVAKAHADTILISGHEGGTGASPMSSIKNAGSAWEIGLSETQQRLVSGGLRERVTLRVDGGMKTGRDVVIAAMLGAEEFGFGTAPLVAEGCVMARQCHLNTCPVGVTTHDPELRAKYVGTPERVVNFFNGVAQEVRELLGELGFRSLDEIVGRVDLLRIREITDHPKTKYVELSPILHDVDPEKKLPRRRGWDRNNAPDQPLDERIKSDARDALEGRRSVKLSYPIRNIHRTVGARIAGEIARHYGDAGLPRGIEIHCTFEGSAGQSFGAFLVPGMRWTLFGESNDYVGKGMTGGEIVIRPPERSLFISHENVIAGNTILYGATGGTVYISGTVGERFGVRNSGATAVVEGMGDHGCEYMTGGTVIVLGKIGRNFGAGMSGGMAYILDEQKNIERFCNLELIAISTVPPEAERFLREMIQNHFKYTGSLIAQRLLKKWTRYGKLFRWIHPKDLRVVQHLTAAAGWTDEPAEETTLPARA, from the coding sequence ATGATGGAAGAAAGACACCCATTAGAAGAAAAATCTTCCTGCGGGACGGGGTTCGTCGCCAATATCCTTGGCTACAAAAGTCATGAGATTGTTAAAAAGGGGCTTGAGGCGGTCGCCAATCTGACCCACCGTGGGGCCCTCTCGGCCGATGGAAAGACCGGAGACGGCGCCGGGATCCTCACTCAAATCCCCCGAAAAATCTTCCGACCTGAAATCCAGGGGTGGGGGCATTCCGTCCCCGAGAGCGGCGACCTCGCCGTCGCGATGGTCTTTTTCCCGCAGGCTGATATGGCACGGGAGCGTTGCCGGCAATTTTTTGAAGAGACCGCAGCAAAATACGGACTCCAGGTCCTCGGCTGGCGCAAGGTCCCCGTCAACCCTGAGGCGCTCGGGGAAAAGGCGCTGAAGACCCAACCGATCATCGAACAGTTCGTCGTCTCCAGAAAGGGTCGCACACCCAAAAAGGAGTTTGAACGAACCCTCTTCATGGTCCGAAAGGAGATCGAGGCACTCGTCCTCGAGCATTCCTTCTTTGATCTTCATGTCGCCTCCTTCTCCTCCCGCACCCTTGTTTACAAGGGCTTCATGCTCGCCTCCCAACTCCCTGAGTTTTATCTCGACCTCAAAAATCCGGACTACGAATCAACGCTTGCGATTTATCATCAGCGATTTTCGACCAACACGATGCCGAGCTGGGCACTCGCGCAGCCGTTCCGGTTTGTCGCCCACAACGGCGAGATCAACACGATCGCCGGAAACCGAAACTGGATGCGGGCGCGGGAACCCGATCTGTTAGAGCTTCCTTGGGCCCGCTACAATCCTCTCCTCAAACCGATCATCATGCCGGAGGGGAGCGATTCCTTTTCTTTTGATAATGCACTTGAAGTTTCGCTCGCGGCCGGTCGTGACGTCCTCGAGACGATGGCGATGTTGATCCCAGAGGCGTGGGAGAAAGACCCCAATGTCGCCCCTGACTTAAGGGCCTTTTATGAATTTCATTCCTGTTTTGCCGAGCCTTGGGATGGTCCGGCCGCGATCGCCTTTTCCGATGGGAAGATCGTCGGAGCGGCCCTGGATCGAAATGGTCTCCGACCGGCACGCTATATTGTGACCGATGACGATCTGATTATTATGAGTTCCGAAGTCGGTGTCGTCGATATCGACCCCTCTCATATTGTTCGAAAGGGACGTCTTGGGCCAGGAATGATGATCGCAGTCGATACCGAGGCGGGGAAACTTTTGGAGAACGATGCCATCAAGTCATCCCTCGCGACAAAACGCCCCTACCGAAAATGGCTCGACGACCACTTGAAATTCCTGAAGCCGGTCGCTGCCCCTGTCCCTTATCAGGCGGAGACACTCAAATTACGCCAGCGCGCCTTCGGGCTCACGGAAGAAGAGATCCAGCTCGTGATTCGTGCGATGGCAGCTGAGGCAAAGGATCCCGTTTTCTCCATGGGGGATGATACCCCGCTTTCTGTTCTGTCCCGAAAGCCACGTCGCCTCTATAATTATTTCAAACAGCTCTTTGCCCAGGTCACGAATCCTCCGATCGATCCGATCCGTGAAGAGATGATAATGTCGCTTGAGGTCCATCTGGGTGCCTGTAAAAACTATTTTCAGGAAACCCCCGAACATGCCTCGCGTCTGACCCTCTCTTCGCCAACCCTCCTCCCGGAAGAATTTGAGTCCCTAAAAAATGATCCTGAATTTAAATCAATTATCCTTCCAGCGACCTTCCAGGTCTCCGAAGGGGCCGATGGGATCGAGGATGCCTTGGTCATTCTTTCAGAGGCGGCACGAAAGGCGGTTGCCGAGGGATACAGCATTATCATCCTCTCCGACGAGGAGATCGACAAAGATCGAGCCCCGATCCCGATGCTTGCCGCTGTCGCTGCGGTCCATCATCACCTGATTCGCGAGGGACTCCGGATGAAATGCTCGATCGTCGCCGCGGTCGGAGACGCCTTCGATATCCATCACTTCGCCTGTTTGCTCGGTTACGGCGCCTCGGCGTTCTATCCTTATCTTGTTTATGAAACCCTCACAGAACAGGTTAATCGCGGCTATCTTCCCTCCACCGATTCTCCCACCGCCTGTCTCCGTTTCAAGAAGGCGATCGATCATGGGATCTTGAAGATCATGTCAAAAATGGGGATCTCGACGCTCTCCTCCTACAAGGCAGCCCAGATCTTCGAAGCCATAGGCTTACGGCGATCCGCCATCAATCGGTACTTTGCACTGACTCCCTCAAAGATCGGAGGCATCGGTCTCTACGAAGTGATTCATGAAGTCCTCGAGTGGCATCGAAAGGCCTACGCGGAGGGGGAAGACAAGCTACCACTAGGGGGTTATTACCGATTTCGCCGTGGCGAGGAATACCATGCCTTCAATCCCGATGTGGTCAAGGCGCTCCATGCCTACGCCAAGAGCGGCGACTATGAGGATTACAAAAAATACCAGAATTTGGTGAATCAACGGACACCAACCTGCCTTCGTGATCTTCTCGACTTCAAAAAAGGGGCACCGATCCCGATTGAGGAGGTTCAACCGATGGAGGAGGTTCGCAAAAAATTCACCACCGCCTCGATCTCCTTCGGGGCCCTTTCGGTCGAGGCCCATGAAACATTGGCAATTGCGATGAATCGGATCGGGGGGAGGAGCGGGAGCGGTGAAGGGGGAGAGGACCCGGCCCGTTATCATCCGCTTCCAAGCGGCGATTCCAAAAACAGTGCGATCAAGCAGGTCGCCTCCGGCCGGTTTGGGGTCACCACCGAGTATCTTATCCGTGCGACTGAACTCGAGATCAAGATGGCACAAGGCTCAAAACCGGGCGAGGGGGGACAACTTCCGGGACACAAGGTGACCCCCGAAATCGCCCGCGTGCGACATGCCCAGCCTGGTGTCACGCTGATCTCGCCTCCCCCTCATCATGACATCTATTCGATCGAGGACCTGAAGCAATTGATCTACGATCTGAAACAGGTCAATCCCGAGGCCCGAATTGCGGTAAAGTTAGTCTCTGAATTCGGTGTCGGGACAATCGCCTCCGGGGTCGCGAAGGCGCATGCCGATACGATCCTGATCTCCGGCCATGAGGGGGGGACGGGGGCCTCACCGATGTCGTCGATCAAAAATGCCGGGAGTGCGTGGGAAATCGGACTTTCAGAAACCCAGCAGAGGCTTGTGAGTGGGGGGCTTCGTGAAAGGGTGACCCTGCGCGTCGACGGGGGGATGAAAACCGGTCGCGATGTCGTCATCGCTGCAATGCTGGGGGCGGAAGAGTTTGGGTTCGGAACCGCACCGCTCGTCGCCGAAGGATGTGTCATGGCACGACAATGTCATTTGAATACCTGCCCTGTCGGGGTCACGACTCATGACCCGGAGCTCCGGGCAAAGTATGTCGGAACCCCGGAACGGGTCGTTAATTTTTTCAATGGTGTCGCCCAGGAGGTTCGAGAACTTCTCGGCGAGCTTGGATTCCGCTCTTTGGACGAAATTGTCGGGCGTGTCGATCTCTTGAGGATCCGGGAAATTACCGATCACCCGAAGACAAAGTATGTGGAGCTTTCACCGATCCTGCATGATGTCGACCCGGAGAAAAAACTCCCACGGCGAAGGGGGTGGGACCGAAATAATGCCCCGGATCAGCCGCTTGATGAACGGATCAAGTCCGATGCGCGCGACGCCCTCGAAGGGAGACGATCCGTAAAACTCTCCTATCCGATTCGAAACATCCATCGGACCGTCGGGGCGAGAATCGCCGGGGAGATCGCGCGCCATTATGGAGATGCGGGATTACCACGCGGGATCGAAATCCATTGCACCTTCGAGGGGAGTGCCGGTCAGAGCTTCGGCGCTTTTCTCGTGCCAGGGATGAGATGGACCCTTTTCGGAGAATCTAATGATTATGTCGGTAAGGGAATGACAGGCGGTGAGATTGTGATCCGGCCTCCGGAACGATCCCTTTTCATTTCCCATGAGAATGTCATCGCTGGGAACACGATCCTCTACGGAGCGACAGGGGGAACTGTGTATATTTCGGGCACCGTCGGTGAACGCTTCGGTGTCCGGAACAGCGGGGCGACGGCGGTTGTCGAGGGGATGGGGGATCATGGCTGTGAGTACATGACCGGGGGAACGGTCATCGTACTGGGCAAGATCGGCCGAAATTTTGGCGCCGGGATGAGTGGCGGAATGGCTTATATTCTGGATGAACAAAAAAATATCGAGCGCTTTTGCAACCTCGAGCTGATTGCTATTTCGACTGTCCCTCCAGAAGCGGAAAGATTCCTGCGTGAGATGATTCAAAACCACTTCAAATATACCGGCAGTCTGATCGCGCAGCGTCTCTTGAAGAAATGGACCCGGTACGGAAAACTTTTCCGCTGGATCCATCCAAAAGACTTGAGGGTGGTCCAACACCTGACCGCCGCCGCCGGGTGGACCGATGAACCGGCCGAAGAGACCACCCTGCCAGCAAGGGCTTGA
- a CDS encoding TIGR02757 family protein yields MTKETAKRFLHQIVSSYNRHLIKTDPVSFVHRYAEPLDQELVAFLSAELAFGNAKSLMASIEKLLKILGHRPHQFLTEATEKQLDKIDHSGHRWIRGHHLIQLLKLLRSVYRKEGSLEKLFLRGYAPGDLDVGPALEKFCEGMLPPLKKGGQGGFSYFFPTPSNGSACKRLNMFLRWMVRPADGIDLGLWKGIPPSKLIIPLDTHLYQFARKFKITCRKTPDWKMAKEITEFLKQMDPEDPLRFDFAICHYGMERGWKGR; encoded by the coding sequence GTGACAAAAGAAACGGCTAAACGGTTTCTCCACCAAATCGTCAGTTCCTACAATCGTCACCTGATAAAAACCGACCCGGTCTCATTTGTTCACCGGTACGCTGAACCACTCGATCAAGAGCTGGTTGCGTTTCTCTCGGCGGAGCTTGCCTTCGGGAATGCCAAGTCGCTCATGGCCTCGATTGAAAAATTGCTCAAGATCCTCGGCCACCGTCCTCATCAATTTCTAACCGAGGCGACAGAAAAGCAACTCGACAAGATCGACCACTCCGGCCACCGTTGGATTCGTGGGCATCATCTCATCCAACTCTTGAAACTCTTACGTTCTGTTTATCGAAAAGAGGGTTCGCTCGAGAAACTGTTTTTGAGGGGATATGCACCAGGAGATCTGGACGTTGGTCCGGCATTGGAAAAATTTTGTGAAGGGATGCTCCCCCCTTTGAAAAAGGGGGGCCAGGGGGGATTTTCCTACTTCTTTCCCACTCCATCCAACGGCTCCGCCTGCAAGCGACTCAACATGTTCCTCCGGTGGATGGTTCGACCGGCGGACGGGATCGACCTCGGTCTCTGGAAAGGAATTCCTCCCTCAAAACTGATCATCCCGCTCGATACACACCTCTATCAGTTCGCGCGAAAATTTAAGATCACCTGCCGCAAGACACCGGACTGGAAGATGGCGAAAGAGATTACCGAGTTTCTAAAGCAAATGGATCCGGAAGACCCTCTACGGTTCGACTTTGCGATCTGTCACTATGGAATGGAGAGGGGGTGGAAGGGACGCTAA
- a CDS encoding ATP-binding protein yields the protein MFRRTLQGKLPQRSFFLFGPRQVGKSTLLGGLKTLFTVDLLDPEKQLTYIKDPTLLSRQLESLPRKGMVLIDEIQRVPKLLDVIHGLLEKQPGLNFAMSGSSARKLRHGAANLLGGRALYRTMHPLTLEELGKDFHLDWVLNFGTLPKIYTHLIQGKEDVAQDLLRSYVITYLREEIKAEALVRNLQGFQNFLDIAAAQFAEQVNFTDMGRECAVAYSTVREFYSILEDTLMGFIMPPCLKSLRKRMSHSPKFYFFDNGVTRAILGTLKTAASPLERGRLFEQWFIQEVYRMNAYGQKDWKLSFWRTGHGAEVDLVIERGREILCGIECKFKKTISRADLSGIDSFRGVYPKKPCYIVAPIEIPLTMDGIKVLPPHQMLEVLERF from the coding sequence ATGTTTAGGAGAACCCTTCAGGGGAAGTTGCCTCAGCGAAGCTTTTTTCTCTTTGGACCGAGGCAGGTCGGGAAGAGTACGCTTCTTGGAGGTCTCAAAACCCTCTTTACCGTTGATCTCCTCGATCCAGAAAAACAACTTACCTACATAAAAGACCCCACCCTTCTATCAAGGCAACTTGAATCTCTTCCTCGCAAGGGGATGGTTCTTATTGACGAGATTCAGCGGGTTCCGAAACTTCTCGACGTGATTCATGGCCTGCTAGAGAAACAGCCAGGGCTTAATTTTGCGATGTCCGGTTCCAGTGCACGTAAACTCCGACATGGGGCCGCCAATCTTCTTGGGGGGCGTGCTCTTTATAGGACAATGCATCCCCTAACTCTTGAGGAACTAGGAAAGGACTTCCATTTAGATTGGGTCCTGAATTTTGGAACGTTGCCAAAAATTTACACACATCTTATTCAAGGGAAGGAAGATGTAGCCCAAGATCTCTTGCGTTCTTATGTCATTACCTATCTCAGAGAAGAGATAAAGGCAGAAGCCCTCGTTAGAAATCTCCAGGGCTTTCAAAATTTCTTGGATATTGCGGCGGCGCAATTTGCTGAGCAAGTTAATTTTACCGATATGGGACGTGAATGCGCTGTTGCCTATTCAACAGTCAGAGAGTTTTACTCTATTTTGGAAGATACCCTTATGGGGTTTATCATGCCTCCATGTCTCAAGAGTCTTAGAAAGAGAATGAGCCATAGCCCCAAGTTCTATTTTTTTGATAATGGGGTTACCCGAGCGATCCTCGGGACATTAAAAACCGCTGCAAGCCCCCTCGAAAGGGGGCGTCTTTTCGAGCAATGGTTTATCCAGGAGGTTTATCGAATGAACGCTTATGGGCAAAAAGATTGGAAGCTTTCATTTTGGAGAACTGGTCATGGGGCTGAAGTCGACTTGGTCATTGAAAGAGGGCGGGAAATTCTCTGTGGGATCGAATGCAAATTTAAGAAAACGATTTCCAGAGCGGATTTATCCGGCATTGATTCTTTTCGAGGGGTTTATCCAAAAAAACCTTGCTATATCGTGGCACCGATTGAGATCCCTCTGACGATGGATGGCATTAAGGTTTTGCCTCCTCACCAAATGCTAGAGGTCTTGGAAAGATTTTGA
- the gyrB gene encoding DNA topoisomerase (ATP-hydrolyzing) subunit B, with amino-acid sequence MSPKNKTSAAYDASHIKVLEGLDAVRKRPAMYIGSTGSPGLHHLVYEVVDNSVDEALAGECDQIDVTIHIDNSITVIDNGRGIPVDIHATEKISAAEVVLTKLHAGGKFDHSSYKVSGGLHGVGVSVVNALSEKLDLEIFRDGKVYHQVYKRGTPVAKLEVTGKTNRRGTKITFKPDTDIFETTEYSFDILSQRLRELSFLNKGLKITITDERAPDKKHEFQYAGGIKSFVDYLNQRKNPLHDVVYFDAEKDRIILEVAMQYNSSYAENIFSFANNINTVEGGTHLVGFKSAITRAINQFASNSGLLKDLKENPTGEDVREGLTAVVSVKIPDPQFEGQTKAKLGNSEVEGLVKQIVYERLSEFLESKPTIARKIVAKVMEAARAREAARQARNLVRRKGALDLGSLPGKLADCQETDPKLSELYIVEGDSAGGSAKQGRDRRNQAILPLKGKILNVEKARFDKMLSSEEIRTMITALGVGISSEDGQGPDMTKLRYHSIILMCDADVDGAHIRTLLLTFFYRQMPKLVEGGHLYIAQPPLYRVKKGKSEKYLKDDVALEDYLIELGVEGVRLKVKAEEISGKELGKLTKKLIRYKKVLDLIQQKKDPRIVDAVVEVLSGPATLKGGKKLDLELDKIAQYLKKHYPELRDFELEVEQDTEHDASRAVYQTTYNNSPKKTVVDLDFLNSAEFIELKKMAEEFEKLGQGSYQLILGEEKLQFEELDKIRESILSHGQKGQDVQRYKGLGEMNPHQLWDTTMNPATRTLLQVKIEDAVEADQIFTVLMGDEVEPRREFIEENALSVKNLDI; translated from the coding sequence ATGTCACCCAAAAACAAGACATCTGCGGCGTATGATGCCTCACACATAAAAGTCCTCGAGGGGCTTGATGCGGTTCGCAAAAGACCGGCGATGTATATCGGCTCGACCGGTTCTCCAGGACTCCATCACCTTGTTTATGAAGTTGTTGATAACTCTGTGGATGAGGCCTTGGCTGGGGAATGCGATCAGATTGACGTTACCATTCACATAGATAACAGCATCACCGTCATTGATAACGGACGCGGGATTCCTGTGGATATTCATGCTACCGAAAAGATCTCTGCGGCCGAGGTCGTCCTCACGAAACTCCATGCCGGTGGGAAGTTCGACCACAGCAGTTACAAGGTCTCTGGGGGGCTCCACGGCGTCGGTGTCTCTGTTGTGAATGCTCTTTCGGAAAAGTTGGATCTCGAGATCTTCCGCGATGGAAAGGTTTACCATCAGGTTTACAAGAGGGGGACTCCTGTCGCGAAGCTTGAGGTGACCGGCAAAACCAATCGTCGCGGCACAAAGATTACCTTTAAACCGGATACCGATATCTTCGAAACGACAGAGTACAGTTTTGATATCCTTTCCCAAAGACTTCGCGAGCTTTCTTTTTTAAATAAAGGGCTAAAAATCACGATTACCGATGAAAGGGCCCCTGACAAAAAGCATGAATTTCAATATGCAGGTGGGATCAAGAGTTTTGTTGACTATTTGAATCAACGGAAAAATCCGCTGCATGATGTCGTTTACTTCGATGCCGAAAAAGACCGGATCATTCTTGAAGTGGCGATGCAGTACAACAGCAGCTATGCCGAGAATATCTTCTCCTTCGCCAATAATATCAATACCGTAGAAGGAGGGACGCATCTCGTCGGATTCAAGTCAGCGATTACGCGTGCGATCAATCAATTTGCTTCAAACAGCGGTCTCCTCAAAGATCTGAAAGAAAATCCAACTGGTGAGGATGTTCGCGAAGGTTTGACCGCCGTTGTTTCAGTAAAGATCCCCGATCCCCAGTTTGAGGGACAGACCAAGGCGAAACTGGGAAATTCCGAGGTCGAGGGGCTCGTCAAACAGATCGTCTACGAACGGCTTTCAGAATTTTTGGAAAGCAAACCGACGATTGCGAGGAAGATCGTTGCGAAGGTTATGGAGGCGGCCCGGGCGCGTGAGGCGGCCCGCCAGGCAAGGAACCTTGTCCGGCGAAAAGGGGCCTTGGATTTAGGGTCACTCCCTGGAAAGCTGGCCGATTGTCAGGAGACCGACCCGAAGCTCTCGGAGCTTTATATTGTCGAGGGGGATTCGGCTGGTGGTTCAGCCAAACAGGGGCGCGATCGTCGTAACCAGGCGATCCTGCCACTTAAGGGAAAGATTTTGAACGTCGAGAAGGCTCGCTTCGATAAGATGCTCTCTTCCGAGGAGATCCGGACAATGATTACGGCATTGGGGGTCGGGATCTCGAGTGAAGATGGGCAGGGGCCGGACATGACCAAGCTTCGGTACCATAGCATCATTTTGATGTGCGACGCGGACGTTGACGGCGCCCACATTCGGACGCTCCTCCTCACCTTTTTCTATCGGCAGATGCCGAAACTGGTGGAAGGGGGCCATCTTTATATTGCCCAACCTCCTCTTTATCGGGTGAAGAAGGGGAAGAGCGAAAAATACCTCAAGGATGATGTCGCCTTGGAAGACTATCTGATCGAACTCGGTGTCGAGGGGGTGAGGCTTAAGGTTAAGGCAGAGGAGATCAGTGGCAAAGAGCTCGGCAAACTGACGAAAAAACTGATTCGATACAAAAAAGTCCTGGATCTCATCCAACAGAAAAAAGACCCGCGTATTGTCGATGCGGTTGTCGAGGTCTTGAGTGGGCCGGCAACCCTCAAGGGGGGGAAGAAGCTCGATCTCGAGTTGGATAAGATCGCCCAATATCTCAAGAAGCATTACCCTGAGCTCCGGGATTTTGAACTCGAGGTGGAGCAGGATACCGAACACGACGCCTCGCGGGCCGTTTATCAGACGACCTACAATAATTCTCCCAAGAAGACAGTCGTCGATCTCGACTTCCTTAATTCAGCAGAATTTATTGAGTTGAAAAAGATGGCCGAGGAGTTTGAAAAACTGGGACAGGGGTCGTATCAACTCATCTTGGGGGAAGAAAAGCTTCAGTTTGAGGAATTAGACAAGATTCGCGAGTCGATCTTGAGCCATGGTCAAAAGGGGCAGGATGTTCAACGCTACAAAGGTCTCGGAGAGATGAACCCGCATCAGCTCTGGGATACGACGATGAATCCGGCGACCCGCACACTCCTCCAGGTGAAGATCGAGGATGCCGTCGAGGCGGATCAGATCTTTACCGTCCTAATGGGGGATGAAGTGGAACCCCGCCGTGAATTCATCGAAGAAAACGCGCTGTCGGTCAAAAACCTCGACATCTAA
- the dnaN gene encoding DNA polymerase III subunit beta → MELRIKKTNFLNLLRWSQGIVERKSTMLILSNLLIDVASQKIKITATDLEVVLSAEGEVEGKGSGRWVVSARHLYELVREAPQEEIRLSTGEGLGLNLTSGKAEFRIVGMKPDDFPQLPSISSKDEIKVDADDLSEMIENTAYAVSTDETRYNLNGLYFVGLQEKEGQNLLRVVATDGHRLSYSERGIDKKWKLGKGLLIPRKGVQELKKLLAEGSGELTVALDDKGICFHRGPVMLLVRLIEAEYPAYEQVIPKGTDRVVSVGRELVMGALKRASILASAEGRGVRLDFSSNLLKIFSSNPEMGETREEIPVDYKGQKFEVAFNPRYLVDVLAVLEDEKVVLELKDEVSPCVIRSEFDRGFLALVMPMRV, encoded by the coding sequence ATGGAATTAAGGATCAAAAAAACAAACTTCCTCAATCTCCTTCGATGGTCTCAAGGAATCGTCGAACGAAAAAGCACAATGCTTATCCTTTCTAATCTCCTCATCGACGTTGCCTCCCAAAAAATAAAAATTACAGCGACCGATCTTGAAGTTGTCTTATCCGCTGAAGGAGAGGTGGAGGGGAAGGGATCAGGACGATGGGTGGTCAGTGCCAGACATCTTTATGAGCTTGTTCGAGAGGCACCTCAGGAGGAGATCCGACTTTCAACTGGCGAGGGGTTGGGACTCAACCTTACCTCGGGCAAGGCCGAGTTTCGTATTGTCGGGATGAAGCCGGATGATTTTCCTCAACTCCCCTCGATCTCCTCAAAAGATGAAATCAAGGTCGATGCCGATGATCTCTCCGAGATGATTGAAAACACCGCCTACGCTGTTTCCACAGATGAGACCCGGTATAATCTAAATGGCCTCTATTTTGTCGGTCTTCAGGAAAAAGAAGGACAAAATCTGCTCCGCGTGGTGGCGACGGATGGACATCGTCTTTCCTATTCCGAAAGGGGTATCGATAAGAAGTGGAAACTTGGCAAAGGGCTTTTGATTCCACGCAAGGGGGTTCAGGAGCTGAAAAAACTTTTGGCGGAGGGTTCTGGGGAGTTGACGGTCGCCTTGGATGACAAGGGGATTTGTTTTCACCGCGGACCGGTGATGCTCCTGGTTCGTCTCATCGAGGCGGAATATCCCGCTTACGAACAGGTGATCCCTAAGGGTACCGATCGGGTTGTTTCTGTGGGACGCGAACTCGTCATGGGAGCCTTGAAGAGGGCCTCCATCCTTGCCTCTGCAGAGGGGAGGGGAGTTCGGCTCGATTTTTCTTCAAACCTCCTGAAAATTTTCAGTTCGAACCCTGAGATGGGAGAAACCAGGGAAGAAATCCCGGTTGATTATAAGGGGCAGAAATTTGAAGTCGCCTTCAATCCACGATACCTGGTCGATGTCCTTGCAGTTCTGGAGGATGAGAAGGTTGTTTTGGAACTCAAGGATGAGGTCTCGCCTTGTGTGATCCGATCGGAGTTTGACAGGGGATTTTTGGCCTTGGTCATGCCGATGCGGGTTTAA